In Symmachiella dynata, the following are encoded in one genomic region:
- a CDS encoding alpha/beta fold hydrolase: MKNFLGGVLVLMAISVTAQGAEFGEDGYADSDGVKIHYVTMGKGPLVVMIHGFPDYWYTWRKQMPVLAQDFQVVAIDQRGYNKSDQPEGVENYTADKLVGDVRAVIKHLGKEKAIVVGHDWGGMVAWMFAMTHPEMLDKLVILNLPHPQGLMRELRDNPDQHKSSAYARNFQKPGAAAALTPEALAAWVKDPEDRKKYVSAFQRSSIEGMLNYYKANYPREPYDDSDRTYPKIQSPVLMFHGLDDWALLPGALNDTWQWVDKDLTLITVPGAGHFIQQDKPDLVTKRMRAWLTEE, from the coding sequence ATGAAGAACTTCCTGGGAGGTGTCTTGGTTTTGATGGCGATTTCAGTGACGGCACAGGGGGCGGAGTTCGGCGAAGATGGCTATGCGGATTCCGACGGAGTCAAAATCCATTATGTCACCATGGGTAAAGGTCCGTTGGTCGTGATGATCCATGGGTTCCCCGACTACTGGTACACGTGGCGGAAACAAATGCCGGTCTTGGCCCAAGACTTTCAAGTCGTGGCGATCGATCAACGGGGCTACAACAAAAGCGATCAGCCTGAGGGGGTTGAGAATTACACGGCCGACAAGCTCGTGGGCGACGTCCGTGCGGTCATCAAGCACTTAGGAAAAGAGAAGGCAATCGTCGTGGGGCACGACTGGGGTGGAATGGTGGCGTGGATGTTTGCCATGACCCATCCCGAGATGCTGGATAAGTTGGTGATTCTCAACTTACCGCACCCCCAAGGACTGATGCGCGAATTGCGCGACAATCCCGACCAACACAAGAGCAGCGCCTACGCCCGCAACTTTCAAAAGCCGGGTGCCGCTGCTGCGCTGACCCCCGAAGCGCTGGCTGCGTGGGTCAAGGATCCAGAAGACCGCAAGAAGTATGTCTCCGCATTTCAGCGTTCCTCAATCGAAGGCATGTTGAATTATTACAAGGCCAACTACCCCCGTGAGCCGTATGACGACAGCGATCGCACGTACCCCAAGATTCAAAGCCCGGTGCTGATGTTTCATGGCCTGGACGATTGGGCGTTATTGCCAGGGGCGCTGAATGACACATGGCAGTGGGTCGACAAGGACCTCACGTTGATTACGGTGCCGGGTGCAGGGCATTTCATCCAACAAGACAAGCCTGATCTAGTCACCAAACGAATGCGGGCATGGTTGACCGAGGAGTAG
- a CDS encoding DUF1559 domain-containing protein, which yields MPKKRPSGFTLIELLVVIAIIAILIALLLPAVQQAREAARRTQCRNNLKQLGIAMHNYHDVHRMFPIGTAVESRMFSYWANAMTYMLPYIEQGNLQKLYDFNEHWERQTPAVARTPINTFTCPSSTLDQPFTEEKLGAALALFGAPVGNTYGTTDYILCKGAHDAWCLPSSGISSNVRGMFDFNLTVRFRDMVDGTSNTFAMGEGTSGEPWKLCTSNSNPCTAAVDSSGEEYVAANAWLIAQPSSDGYVSLLEIIGTHVYGTTVHKLNKNPVTDTVIGGWNDPTNPPPPAVVSDCTSSLDGGSDRCSGFRSNHTGGASFLRGDGSVSFVNDSIDINLYRASSTTAGGEVEVAQ from the coding sequence ATGCCAAAAAAACGCCCCTCTGGTTTTACGCTGATCGAATTGTTGGTAGTCATTGCGATTATCGCGATCCTGATTGCCTTGCTACTACCGGCAGTCCAACAGGCTCGTGAAGCAGCTCGACGAACTCAGTGCCGCAACAATTTGAAACAACTCGGAATTGCGATGCACAACTACCATGACGTGCATCGCATGTTTCCCATCGGGACCGCCGTTGAGTCCAGGATGTTCAGCTATTGGGCCAATGCCATGACTTATATGCTGCCTTACATTGAGCAAGGGAACCTGCAAAAACTGTATGACTTCAATGAACACTGGGAACGACAAACCCCTGCAGTGGCGCGAACCCCCATCAATACGTTTACCTGCCCGTCATCAACATTAGACCAGCCGTTCACCGAAGAAAAACTTGGCGCCGCTTTGGCGCTCTTCGGCGCGCCGGTGGGCAACACCTATGGCACGACAGATTACATATTGTGCAAAGGGGCACACGATGCTTGGTGCCTGCCCTCGTCTGGGATATCATCGAATGTGCGGGGAATGTTTGACTTCAATCTGACCGTCAGGTTTCGGGACATGGTGGATGGAACGAGCAACACCTTTGCCATGGGAGAAGGAACCAGCGGCGAGCCATGGAAGCTTTGTACGTCCAATTCAAATCCTTGTACGGCCGCGGTCGACTCGTCTGGCGAAGAGTATGTGGCCGCCAATGCGTGGTTGATTGCACAGCCATCCTCGGACGGGTATGTCTCGCTGCTGGAAATCATCGGGACCCATGTTTATGGCACGACCGTGCATAAACTAAACAAAAACCCCGTGACCGATACCGTCATCGGCGGCTGGAATGATCCGACGAACCCGCCCCCCCCGGCAGTTGTCTCCGACTGTACCAGCAGTCTCGATGGTGGATCCGACCGTTGCAGCGGTTTTCGCAGCAATCACACCGGCGGAGCGTCTTTCCTGCGCGGCGATGGGTCCGTCAGCTTTGTGAATGATTCGATCGACATCAACCTATATCGTGCCTCATCCACGACCGCTGGCGGGGAAGTCGAAGTCGCTCAATGA
- a CDS encoding DUF1559 domain-containing protein: MATRRRSGFTLIELLVVIAIIAILIALLLPAVQQAREAARRTQCRNNLKQIGLAFHNYHDVYLTFPQTYISNADLTAGTVTPLPGSMTWPTALLPYIDQGNVYKAVKAAGGILDDVDAAAANSLVAQSTAIPGFICPSAPHAATVLTGGGPSNPPIPAVGVPSTNTQTGGVCDYITIIDLDGDVEANHQALYPGSNTAGAIRGALYLVDVGAGPMVAINNNDGNRIRDMVDGTSNTYFVHEHANREQGFTDGKADTFANSSVGSNGGIWVSAFTGSAFATGTPYNSFGLIDNGVQNSGPCVINCTNAVDSQSDVAGPYSFHTGATLTLMGDGSVQSTSESIDTTVWAAQNTRAGGEVVNP; the protein is encoded by the coding sequence ATGGCAACGCGACGTAGATCTGGTTTTACGCTGATTGAATTGTTGGTGGTCATTGCAATTATTGCGATTCTGATCGCTTTATTGTTGCCGGCTGTACAGCAAGCGCGCGAAGCGGCTCGCCGAACGCAGTGTCGTAACAATCTGAAGCAGATCGGTCTTGCATTTCACAACTACCACGATGTCTATTTGACCTTCCCACAGACCTACATTTCGAATGCCGACCTGACTGCAGGGACGGTGACTCCTTTGCCGGGATCCATGACTTGGCCCACTGCTTTGTTGCCTTACATCGATCAAGGCAATGTTTACAAAGCTGTCAAAGCTGCTGGCGGCATCCTGGATGATGTCGATGCTGCCGCTGCTAATAGTCTCGTGGCCCAATCGACAGCGATTCCAGGTTTCATATGCCCGTCAGCCCCGCACGCCGCCACCGTACTGACCGGCGGAGGCCCCAGCAATCCGCCCATTCCGGCTGTTGGTGTTCCCTCAACGAATACTCAAACGGGCGGCGTTTGCGACTACATTACGATCATTGACCTCGACGGTGACGTTGAGGCAAATCATCAGGCACTGTACCCGGGATCCAATACCGCGGGAGCTATCCGTGGCGCTTTATACCTTGTCGATGTCGGAGCCGGACCGATGGTTGCTATTAATAACAATGACGGCAACCGGATTCGTGACATGGTCGACGGAACATCCAACACGTACTTCGTTCACGAACACGCGAATCGCGAACAAGGTTTTACCGATGGTAAAGCGGATACGTTTGCCAATTCGAGTGTGGGCAGTAACGGTGGGATTTGGGTCAGCGCCTTTACGGGATCTGCCTTTGCCACCGGGACCCCGTATAATTCGTTTGGTCTCATCGATAACGGTGTGCAGAACAGCGGACCGTGTGTGATCAACTGCACCAACGCAGTCGATTCACAGTCGGACGTTGCTGGACCTTATTCGTTCCACACCGGGGCGACACTCACTTTGATGGGAGATGGTTCCGTCCAATCCACCAGCGAGAGCATCGATACCACAGTGTGGGCTGCTCAGAATACCCGTGCCGGTGGCGAAGTTGTGAATCCATAG